CTCCAGGAGCTCGAGCTTCTCTTCAGGAAGATCGAGGCGCAGGCGTGGCTCACCGTGCAGCACTTCCCGTGGATGCGGCCAGAAGCTCACCACCGTGGGAATGGCATGGAGGTGATCCGTTTCGGTCACAGACGAGATCACCCGCCGATGGCCCGCATGGAGGCCGTCAAAGCTGCCCAACGCCAGGGTGGTGGGGGTTTTGGCCTGCTGTGGGGAGCAGAGATGAATCAACGGCGTTGTGCACGGATCTGTGGTTAATGGCAAGTTTGGACGACAGACCTCCTACCTCGCATGGCCGATCGGCTCGATCTTCAACTGCTCGCCCTTGGCTTGCGCCGCTCAGCGTGGATTCGCTTTTGGACGCAAACCGGGCTTGGAATTGTGATCTTGGGGGTGTTGACGTTCAACAATATCGGCGGAAGTTTGAGCAGAAACGCTGATAAAGCCTTGGGATTGGGTCCGGGGCTGTCACTCACCACGCTGTCGTTTTTGGTGTTGCTGTTCAGCCTTTGGCAGGGCTGGTTGGTGGTCCGGCTGGGGCGCGCCTTAGACAGTGGTGCGCGACCGAGTCGGGGTGAGGCGAGCCGCACGATCAAGCGCAGTTTGTTCGCTGATCTGTTGGGTCTGGTTTTTGCTTCAGTTGGCTACCAATCTCTTGCTG
The Synechococcus sp. CC9311 DNA segment above includes these coding regions:
- a CDS encoding DUF3611 family protein, encoding MADRLDLQLLALGLRRSAWIRFWTQTGLGIVILGVLTFNNIGGSLSRNADKALGLGPGLSLTTLSFLVLLFSLWQGWLVVRLGRALDSGARPSRGEASRTIKRSLFADLLGLVFASVGYQSLAGALFVQASQQTPGIAIGARGASENMAITSLEMLSVLSNTQVLFAHVIGLIFSLWMLQRIYRTS